One region of Streptococcus parasanguinis genomic DNA includes:
- a CDS encoding acetate kinase — protein sequence MSKTISINAGSSSLKWQLYQMPEETVLAKGLIERIGLKDSISTVKFDGRSEKQVLDIQDHTQAVKILLDDLIRFDIIKSYDEITGVGHRVVAGGEYFKDSALVDDEVLRKVEELSLLAPLHNPANAAGIRAFREICPNITSVVVFDTSFHTTMPEKAYRYPLPTKYYTENKVRKYGAHGTSHQYVAGEAAKLLGKPLEELKLITCHVGNGVSVTAVDKGISVDTSMGFTPLGGVMMGTRTGDLDPAIIPYLMEHTEDFSKPEDISRILNRESGLLGVSESSSDMRDIHTAMHNGDEKAKLAYDIFIDRLQKYIGQYLAVLNGADAIIFTAGIGENAVNVRSSIINGISWFGCKVDPEKNVFGVVGDISTDDSRVKVLVIPTDEELVIARDVERFKNQ from the coding sequence ATGTCGAAAACAATTTCTATTAATGCAGGAAGCTCTAGTTTGAAATGGCAATTGTACCAAATGCCAGAGGAAACTGTTCTTGCAAAAGGGTTGATTGAACGGATCGGTTTGAAGGATTCTATTTCAACCGTTAAATTTGATGGACGCTCTGAAAAACAAGTATTAGATATCCAGGACCATACACAAGCTGTAAAAATTTTGTTGGATGATTTGATTCGCTTTGATATTATCAAATCCTACGATGAGATTACAGGTGTGGGCCACCGCGTCGTCGCTGGTGGAGAATACTTCAAGGATTCTGCTTTGGTAGATGACGAAGTCCTTCGAAAAGTAGAAGAATTGTCTTTGTTAGCACCTCTTCATAATCCTGCAAATGCAGCTGGAATTCGTGCCTTTAGAGAGATTTGTCCAAATATTACCAGTGTTGTGGTATTTGATACTTCTTTCCATACAACCATGCCGGAAAAAGCTTATCGTTACCCTCTTCCAACTAAATATTACACAGAAAATAAGGTTCGTAAATATGGCGCTCATGGAACCAGTCATCAGTATGTAGCTGGTGAAGCTGCTAAACTTCTTGGAAAACCATTAGAAGAATTGAAATTGATCACCTGCCACGTTGGAAATGGTGTATCTGTTACAGCGGTTGACAAGGGAATCTCTGTCGATACCTCAATGGGCTTCACCCCTCTAGGTGGTGTCATGATGGGAACCCGTACAGGGGATCTTGATCCAGCGATTATTCCTTACTTGATGGAACATACAGAGGATTTCAGTAAGCCTGAAGATATTAGCCGCATCCTCAATCGTGAATCAGGTCTTCTGGGTGTTTCTGAATCTTCTAGCGACATGCGGGATATCCATACAGCGATGCACAATGGAGACGAAAAAGCTAAATTGGCTTACGATATCTTTATCGATCGTTTGCAAAAATACATCGGTCAATACTTGGCTGTTTTGAATGGTGCAGATGCCATCATCTTTACAGCAGGAATCGGTGAAAATGCAGTAAACGTTCGTTCTTCTATTATCAATGGAATCAGCTGGTTTGGCTGCAAGGTCGACCCTGAAAAGAACGTCTTTGGAGTTGTCGGAGATATTTCCACAGATGATTCCCGTGTGAAGGTATTGGTGATTCCAACTGATGAAGAGTTGGTGATTGCGCGTGACGTTGAACGTTTCAAAAATCAGTAA
- the folE gene encoding GTP cyclohydrolase I FolE → MDTKKIEEAVKMIIEAVGEDENREGLQETPTRIAKMYQEIFAGLGQTAEEHLSKSFEIIDNNMVVEKDIFFHSMCEHHFLPFYGKVHIAYIPNGRVAGLSKLARTVEVYAKKPQIQERLTVEIADALMEYLGAQGALVWVEAEHMCMNMRGVRKPGTATVTTAARGLLATDKDLKNEAYKLMGH, encoded by the coding sequence ATGGATACAAAGAAAATTGAAGAAGCAGTGAAAATGATCATCGAGGCAGTCGGTGAAGATGAGAACCGTGAGGGACTTCAGGAAACGCCGACCCGCATTGCCAAGATGTACCAAGAAATCTTTGCAGGACTAGGGCAGACAGCAGAAGAGCACCTGTCTAAATCATTTGAAATCATTGATAACAATATGGTGGTCGAGAAGGATATCTTCTTCCATTCCATGTGTGAGCATCACTTTTTACCATTTTATGGAAAAGTGCACATTGCCTACATTCCAAATGGCCGTGTGGCTGGGCTTTCCAAACTGGCTCGTACGGTTGAAGTTTATGCTAAAAAGCCACAGATTCAGGAACGTTTGACGGTAGAAATCGCAGATGCCTTGATGGAATATCTTGGAGCACAAGGAGCCCTTGTCTGGGTAGAAGCAGAGCATATGTGTATGAACATGCGTGGTGTCCGTAAACCTGGGACCGCTACAGTGACAACTGCTGCGCGTGGACTGCTTGCGACAGATAAAGACTTAAAAAATGAAGCCTATAAACTCATGGGCCACTAA
- the folP gene encoding dihydropteroate synthase — MIDNKWLSGQGTLLCGILNVTPDSFSDGGKYTSVDAAVQQARKLIQEGAQILDIGGESTRPGSHYVEIQEEIDRVVPVIKAIRKESDVLISVDTWKSQVAAAALEAGADIVNDITGFLGDPKMAAVVAEHETSAVLMFNPVMARPHHPSSTIFPSFGFEPVFSEQELQQMAQEPIQDVMWTFFDRSLAVAKAAGVQTDRIMLDPGIGFGLTKRENLLLLQELGTIHQKGYPIFLGVSRKRFVVNIIEEAGFETDPATETGFWNRDLASSHLTSIAASQGVEVVRVHDIPLHKMAASLGQAIFQAQEAADTNLKQYK, encoded by the coding sequence ATGATTGATAATAAATGGCTGAGTGGCCAAGGGACCCTTCTTTGTGGGATCTTAAATGTCACTCCGGATTCATTTTCTGATGGCGGTAAGTATACGAGTGTGGATGCAGCCGTGCAGCAGGCGAGAAAACTGATCCAAGAAGGAGCTCAGATCCTCGATATCGGGGGAGAATCAACCAGACCAGGTAGTCATTATGTAGAGATCCAAGAAGAGATTGACCGCGTGGTTCCAGTGATTAAAGCCATTCGGAAAGAAAGTGATGTCTTGATTTCAGTGGATACCTGGAAGTCCCAGGTGGCGGCGGCGGCGCTCGAAGCTGGGGCTGATATTGTCAACGATATTACGGGTTTTCTTGGAGATCCTAAGATGGCTGCTGTCGTCGCGGAGCATGAAACGAGCGCAGTTCTCATGTTTAATCCAGTGATGGCAAGACCGCATCATCCAAGTTCCACTATCTTTCCAAGTTTTGGTTTCGAACCAGTCTTTTCAGAGCAAGAGCTTCAACAGATGGCTCAAGAACCGATTCAAGACGTGATGTGGACCTTCTTTGACCGCTCGCTTGCGGTAGCGAAAGCAGCTGGTGTCCAGACGGATCGTATTATGTTGGATCCTGGGATCGGTTTTGGTTTGACCAAGCGAGAGAACTTACTCTTATTACAAGAACTTGGGACGATTCACCAAAAGGGGTATCCGATCTTTCTAGGGGTCTCCCGCAAACGCTTTGTGGTCAACATTATTGAGGAGGCTGGATTTGAGACAGATCCTGCAACGGAGACTGGTTTTTGGAATCGGGACCTGGCTTCGAGCCATTTGACGAGTATTGCAGCCAGTCAAGGAGTCGAAGTGGTGCGGGTGCATGATATTCCCCTTCACAAGATGGCAGCCAGTCTGGGGCAAGCCATTTTCCAAGCCCAAGAGGCAGCAGATACCAATTTAAAACAATACAAGTAA
- the comGG gene encoding competence type IV pilus minor pilin ComGG has translation MKKVKAGVLLYALLMAAIFSLLLQFYLHRQVAERRILKTSQDRLRAYALVQLALEKRKSDEKTSEIHLKSGVVQLQQDTGFLHAQAKMNGESYEFVLPVREEKENKKSQKEKKTQKDKEKAETETPSEETPNETKEPSENSEKD, from the coding sequence ATGAAAAAAGTTAAGGCTGGTGTCTTGCTTTACGCTCTCTTGATGGCAGCGATTTTTAGTCTCTTGCTTCAGTTTTACCTGCATCGTCAGGTTGCGGAAAGACGGATCTTAAAGACGAGTCAAGATCGTCTACGGGCCTATGCTTTGGTGCAATTGGCTCTTGAAAAGAGAAAGAGTGATGAGAAGACATCAGAGATTCATTTAAAGTCTGGAGTTGTTCAGCTACAGCAGGACACTGGTTTTCTTCATGCTCAGGCTAAGATGAATGGCGAAAGCTATGAGTTTGTCCTTCCTGTAAGGGAAGAAAAGGAAAACAAGAAGAGTCAAAAAGAAAAGAAGACACAGAAAGATAAGGAGAAGGCAGAGACCGAAACGCCTTCTGAAGAGACGCCAAACGAGACCAAGGAACCATCAGAAAATAGCGAAAAAGACTAA
- a CDS encoding bifunctional folylpolyglutamate synthase/dihydrofolate synthase: MKTKEHQLDLRWLEAYRSQDPHFGLERMEALLALRGNPHLDCRVIHVAGTNGKGSAIATLSQLLRQAGLRVGVFTSPYLIHYNDQITINGEAISDRDLQTYLDRYQQLLQAEQSRAIFQGLTEFEVMTAIAYDYFDHEELDYVIMEVGMGGRLDSTNVCQPVLTAITSIGLDHVALLGPDLASIAREKAGIIKPGIPLVLGKLEAEASQVIEGIAIQKQAPITAYDRDYQVELEASCLSGQSFSYHSSKREKASYQVALLGHHQARNAALAISICDILFERAGRELLSRELVDEALHQVVWPGRMEVVSQNPMILLDGAHNPHAVAPLIASLRELFPSQKKTILFTCIRTKALEEMLIQWQELENSRLILTTFEDPRAYSQEEIRAAAKKHQLEEVNWQEFLQNWQAKGDELLIVTGSLYFLSKVRPYLLKTEKSN, encoded by the coding sequence ATGAAGACAAAAGAACATCAGTTGGATCTTCGTTGGCTAGAAGCCTATCGTTCACAAGATCCACATTTCGGCTTGGAGCGCATGGAAGCTCTCTTGGCTTTGAGAGGAAATCCTCACCTAGACTGTCGGGTCATTCATGTTGCGGGGACCAATGGCAAAGGCTCTGCCATTGCTACCTTGTCCCAACTCTTGAGGCAGGCAGGTTTACGAGTTGGAGTCTTTACCTCTCCTTATCTGATCCATTACAATGACCAAATCACCATTAATGGCGAAGCCATTTCGGATCGAGACCTGCAAACCTACCTGGATCGTTACCAGCAGCTCCTGCAAGCTGAACAATCAAGGGCTATCTTTCAAGGCTTGACGGAATTTGAAGTGATGACGGCCATCGCCTATGATTATTTTGATCACGAGGAGCTGGATTATGTGATCATGGAAGTCGGTATGGGGGGACGACTAGACAGTACCAATGTCTGTCAGCCTGTTCTGACTGCGATCACTTCGATTGGCTTGGATCATGTCGCCCTTCTTGGGCCAGATCTGGCTTCCATCGCCCGTGAAAAGGCAGGCATCATTAAGCCAGGAATTCCTCTGGTTCTAGGGAAATTAGAAGCAGAAGCCAGCCAAGTCATTGAAGGTATTGCGATTCAGAAGCAGGCACCGATAACAGCCTATGACAGAGATTACCAAGTTGAGCTAGAAGCCTCTTGTCTATCAGGCCAATCATTTTCTTATCACAGTTCTAAAAGAGAAAAAGCCTCTTATCAAGTAGCGCTCTTAGGTCATCACCAGGCCAGAAATGCAGCTCTCGCGATTAGTATCTGTGATATACTTTTTGAAAGAGCAGGGCGTGAACTCTTGTCAAGAGAGTTAGTGGATGAGGCCTTGCATCAAGTCGTCTGGCCTGGCCGGATGGAAGTGGTCTCACAAAATCCCATGATCTTGCTAGATGGGGCCCATAACCCCCACGCCGTTGCGCCTTTAATCGCAAGTCTTCGGGAACTTTTCCCAAGTCAAAAAAAGACCATTCTTTTTACCTGCATCCGGACCAAAGCTTTAGAAGAGATGCTCATTCAGTGGCAGGAACTGGAAAATAGTCGCTTGATCCTCACAACCTTTGAAGATCCAAGAGCCTATTCTCAAGAAGAGATAAGAGCTGCTGCGAAAAAGCATCAGCTTGAGGAAGTCAACTGGCAAGAGTTTCTACAAAACTGGCAAGCAAAAGGCGATGAGCTCCTCATTGTAACGGGGTCGCTCTACTTCCTTAGCAAGGTACGACCTTATTTATTAAAAACAGAAAAATCCAACTAG
- a CDS encoding CPBP family intramembrane glutamic endopeptidase has product MKNIQSFVRKHPLCKNALWLLLFVPLFFLSQFPLITMVYSLQEGMDARWITILTLMVTVAVLFVFYKVIKMSPLENLDVRVITWPALGRNFLFLLLLMANNLLAYPLLKQEAGGTTANQAALNELQSHAPFLAMGMVVILVAPILEELLCRAIIPRLIFRGAEPIGYLAGALFFTYLHGPSALGEWVAYGGMSLILTWVAYRYQRIEYSICLHMTLNALAYYYPAVFLLCLLPVSRVFFHDKL; this is encoded by the coding sequence TTGAAAAATATACAGTCTTTTGTTCGAAAGCACCCATTATGTAAGAATGCCCTCTGGCTCCTTCTTTTTGTGCCCTTATTCTTCCTCTCACAATTTCCCCTCATCACTATGGTTTATTCCCTTCAAGAAGGAATGGATGCAAGGTGGATCACTATCCTCACTCTCATGGTGACAGTGGCAGTGCTCTTTGTTTTTTATAAGGTCATCAAGATGAGCCCTCTGGAGAACTTAGATGTTCGGGTCATTACCTGGCCGGCTTTGGGGAGAAATTTTCTTTTTCTTCTCTTGTTGATGGCTAATAATCTGCTCGCCTATCCCTTGTTGAAACAAGAGGCAGGTGGTACAACAGCAAACCAAGCGGCTCTGAATGAGCTGCAATCTCATGCTCCTTTTCTTGCTATGGGAATGGTCGTGATCCTTGTCGCTCCGATTCTAGAAGAGCTACTTTGTCGGGCCATTATCCCTCGTTTGATCTTTCGAGGAGCAGAACCGATCGGTTACTTAGCCGGTGCTCTCTTTTTTACTTATTTGCATGGACCGAGCGCCTTGGGGGAATGGGTAGCCTACGGAGGTATGTCTTTGATCTTAACTTGGGTGGCTTATCGCTACCAGCGGATCGAGTACAGTATTTGCCTCCATATGACCTTGAATGCGCTAGCTTATTATTATCCTGCTGTATTCCTCCTTTGTTTATTGCCGGTATCGAGAGTTTTCTTCCATGATAAATTATGA
- the comGD gene encoding competence type IV pilus minor pilin ComGD has product MQIKAFTLVETLLTLMIVSFIYLGLSGSIRTSFQQVEEKVFFAEFEHLYQESQKIALARQTELDVEVTARKIQTPYQTVEIPDSVILQDPKTIRLDRAGGNSSLANVHFQTQRGVVTYQLSLGNGKIKKSIRSR; this is encoded by the coding sequence TTGCAGATTAAGGCCTTCACCTTGGTGGAGACCCTTTTGACCTTGATGATCGTCAGTTTTATCTATCTGGGCTTATCGGGATCGATCAGGACGAGCTTTCAGCAGGTGGAAGAAAAAGTATTTTTTGCAGAGTTTGAACACCTCTATCAAGAAAGTCAGAAGATAGCACTGGCAAGGCAAACGGAATTGGATGTTGAAGTGACTGCAAGGAAGATTCAAACGCCCTACCAGACAGTGGAGATTCCTGATTCTGTCATTTTGCAAGATCCTAAAACCATTCGTTTAGACCGTGCAGGTGGCAATTCATCCCTGGCCAATGTTCACTTTCAGACACAGAGAGGAGTGGTGACCTATCAACTGTCGCTTGGAAATGGGAAAATTAAAAAAAGCATCCGTTCCCGCTAG
- the comGC gene encoding competence type IV pilus major pilin ComGC, with the protein MKKLKTYKVKAFTLIEMLVVLLIISVLLLLFVPNLTKQKDSVKETGNAAVVKVVESQAELYELNHTNDQATLSKLIADGNITNKQAESYRAYYAKNSGETRAVAD; encoded by the coding sequence ATGAAAAAATTAAAAACATATAAGGTAAAAGCTTTTACGCTGATTGAAATGTTGGTGGTCTTATTGATCATCAGTGTGCTCTTATTGCTCTTTGTGCCGAATTTGACCAAGCAAAAAGACTCTGTGAAAGAGACAGGCAATGCAGCCGTTGTCAAGGTGGTCGAAAGTCAGGCTGAATTGTACGAGCTCAATCATACCAATGACCAAGCCACTCTATCAAAGCTAATTGCTGATGGAAATATTACCAACAAACAAGCAGAATCTTATCGTGCCTATTATGCGAAAAATAGTGGAGAAACTCGTGCGGTTGCAGATTAA
- a CDS encoding class I SAM-dependent methyltransferase, translating to MNFEKIEQAYTYLLENTQSIQNELSTNFYDALIEQNAMYLDGKTDLDIVKNNSKKLKELGLSKEEWRRAYQFLFMKAAQTEPLQANHQFTPDAIGFIITFLIDQLAKSDQLDVLEVGSGTGNLAETIVNNSRLTIDYLGLEVDDLLIDLSASIADVMESSVVFAQGDAVRPQVLKESDLIVSDLPIGYYPDDAIAQRYQVASSEGHTYAHHLMMEQALKYLKPQGVAIFLAPNNLLTSSQSDLLKAWLTDKAQLLAMLTLPESLFSNPAYAKTIFVLRKQEEESVQPFVYPFTDLQDQDQVVHFMESFQNWLKDSEI from the coding sequence ATGAATTTCGAAAAAATTGAACAAGCCTATACCTATCTATTAGAAAACACTCAAAGTATTCAAAATGAATTGTCGACCAACTTTTATGACGCCTTGATTGAACAAAATGCCATGTATTTGGATGGCAAGACAGATCTAGACATTGTTAAAAACAATAGCAAAAAATTAAAAGAACTAGGTTTGAGTAAGGAAGAATGGCGCAGAGCCTACCAATTCCTTTTTATGAAAGCTGCTCAGACAGAGCCTTTACAAGCGAATCACCAGTTCACACCAGATGCGATTGGTTTTATCATTACATTTTTGATCGATCAGTTGGCTAAAAGCGACCAACTGGATGTCTTAGAAGTGGGAAGTGGAACCGGAAATCTCGCTGAGACTATTGTCAACAATAGCCGTCTCACGATTGATTACTTAGGATTGGAAGTAGATGATCTCTTGATTGATCTATCTGCTAGTATCGCAGATGTGATGGAGTCCAGTGTTGTCTTTGCACAAGGCGATGCGGTTCGCCCACAAGTTTTGAAAGAAAGTGACTTGATCGTCAGTGATCTTCCAATTGGTTATTATCCAGATGATGCGATTGCACAGCGCTATCAGGTAGCGAGCTCCGAAGGCCATACCTATGCTCATCACCTTATGATGGAACAGGCTCTGAAATACCTGAAACCTCAAGGAGTAGCCATCTTTTTAGCTCCAAACAACCTCTTGACGAGCTCTCAGAGTGATCTGTTGAAAGCTTGGCTAACAGACAAGGCTCAACTCCTTGCCATGCTGACCTTGCCAGAATCTCTTTTTTCAAATCCGGCATATGCTAAGACGATTTTCGTCCTACGGAAACAAGAAGAAGAGTCTGTTCAGCCCTTTGTCTATCCGTTTACCGATCTCCAGGATCAAGACCAGGTGGTTCACTTTATGGAAAGTTTCCAAAACTGGTTAAAGGATAGTGAAATTTGA
- the comGE gene encoding competence type IV pilus minor pilin ComGE, translating into MGKLKKASVPASILIESLVALGLFAMITTLLLGEIRRSRRERLADFKEVEVLSVAQMALQTGQNHLEANGIQVQVEKDADQLTVYHQGKVVLHVE; encoded by the coding sequence ATGGGAAAATTAAAAAAAGCATCCGTTCCCGCTAGTATTCTCATAGAATCTTTGGTAGCCTTGGGTTTATTTGCCATGATTACGACCTTATTGTTAGGGGAGATCCGGCGTTCGCGTAGGGAGCGACTAGCGGATTTCAAAGAGGTAGAGGTCTTATCTGTCGCTCAAATGGCACTTCAGACAGGGCAAAATCATCTGGAGGCCAATGGTATTCAAGTTCAAGTCGAAAAAGATGCCGATCAACTCACGGTCTATCATCAAGGAAAGGTGGTACTGCATGTGGAATAA
- the comGB gene encoding competence type IV pilus assembly protein ComGB — protein MSWLNRDISSWLRHKPKKLSTTKQKQIIELFLNLYSSGFHLSEIVDFLDRSHLVESHLVSQMRADLSRGRSFSEMMAGIGFSDAVTTQLSLAELHGNLALSLEKISAYLENMRKVKKKLIEVSTYPLILLGFLILIMLGLRNYLLPQMDAQNIGTQLISSFPQLFLALVAGIVVLFLFSFLYYRKSSKIKVFRSLSHLPFGKGMIQAYLTAYYAREWGNLIGQGLELSQIFTMMQEQKSQLFQEIGRDLVLSLDRGQSFSETVGGYSFFKKELPLMIEYGEVKSKLGSELEIYAEKTWEDFFRRVHKAMNVIQPLVFVFVALVIVLLYAAMLLPIYQNMEVHL, from the coding sequence ATCTCTTGGCTCAATCGGGATATATCCAGCTGGCTCAGGCACAAGCCGAAAAAATTATCTACAACTAAACAAAAGCAAATCATTGAATTGTTTTTGAATCTTTATTCGAGTGGTTTTCATCTGTCTGAGATTGTTGATTTTTTGGATCGTTCCCACCTAGTAGAGAGTCATTTGGTCTCCCAGATGCGAGCAGATCTCTCTCGGGGTCGGAGTTTTTCAGAGATGATGGCGGGGATCGGTTTTTCAGATGCGGTCACGACGCAGCTGTCTCTCGCTGAGCTCCATGGAAATCTTGCATTGAGCTTGGAGAAAATCAGTGCTTACCTAGAAAATATGCGCAAGGTCAAGAAAAAGTTGATCGAAGTTAGCACTTATCCTCTTATCTTACTTGGGTTTTTAATTTTGATTATGCTAGGCCTGCGCAATTATTTGCTCCCTCAAATGGATGCACAAAATATTGGTACGCAATTGATCAGTTCCTTTCCCCAACTCTTTTTGGCGCTCGTAGCGGGGATAGTGGTTCTCTTCTTATTCAGCTTTCTCTATTATCGAAAATCTAGCAAGATCAAAGTTTTTAGAAGCTTGTCCCATCTTCCTTTCGGGAAAGGCATGATTCAAGCTTATTTGACAGCCTATTATGCCAGAGAATGGGGCAATCTGATTGGGCAAGGATTGGAGCTGTCTCAGATTTTTACCATGATGCAGGAGCAAAAATCCCAGCTTTTCCAAGAGATTGGAAGAGACTTAGTTCTTTCTTTAGACCGCGGTCAATCCTTTTCAGAGACGGTCGGGGGATATTCTTTTTTCAAAAAAGAATTGCCGCTTATGATTGAATATGGTGAGGTCAAATCAAAGCTTGGAAGTGAGCTAGAGATCTACGCTGAAAAAACATGGGAAGACTTCTTTCGTCGGGTCCACAAGGCCATGAATGTGATACAACCCTTGGTCTTTGTCTTTGTAGCTCTTGTGATTGTCTTACTTTACGCAGCCATGTTGCTGCCGATTTATCAAAATATGGAGGTTCATTTATGA
- the comGF gene encoding competence type IV pilus minor pilin ComGF, which yields MWNKGKVKAFTLLEALVALLVLSGGVLVFQGLTKLLHAELDYQAHQKQEEWILFQQQLQVELDRSHFEKVADNHIYLVQDQKPIAIGQSKGDDIRKTDDKGRGYQPMISGVRSSQIWQEGELLHLRLNFEEGLEREYVYHVVPAIQNEKS from the coding sequence ATGTGGAATAAAGGTAAGGTCAAGGCCTTTACCCTGCTCGAAGCCTTGGTCGCTCTCTTGGTCCTTAGTGGGGGTGTGTTGGTCTTTCAAGGCTTGACTAAGCTCCTGCATGCTGAATTGGACTACCAAGCACACCAAAAGCAGGAGGAATGGATACTTTTTCAGCAACAATTGCAGGTGGAATTGGACCGGAGTCATTTTGAAAAAGTAGCGGACAATCATATCTACTTGGTTCAGGATCAAAAACCAATTGCTATTGGCCAATCTAAAGGAGATGATATCCGAAAAACAGATGATAAGGGCAGAGGCTATCAGCCTATGATTTCAGGGGTTCGCTCTAGCCAAATTTGGCAGGAGGGAGAGCTCCTTCATCTGCGGTTGAATTTTGAAGAAGGTCTAGAAAGGGAGTATGTCTACCATGTGGTACCAGCGATACAAAATGAAAAAAGTTAA
- the folK gene encoding 2-amino-4-hydroxy-6-hydroxymethyldihydropteridine diphosphokinase has protein sequence MDQLRIKDLEVYAYHGVFPAEKELGQRFVLDLWIDYEMTRAARTGDLEASIHYGILAEQLTEWMQVEKIDLIETVAFQLVQKIFESYAFVEKVRLELKKPWAPVPLPLETCSVTIEREKKRAFIGLGTNMGDKQLQLETALEKIKDRGIRLLQTSTRIETEPWGGVEQDTFLNQVAEVETWMTPEDLLETLLAIEQEMGRVREIKWGPRVIDLDLLYMEDTICYSPNLILPHPYVAERAFVLESLNEIAPHFVDPVQRKPIRQLWEAVK, from the coding sequence GTGGATCAATTACGGATCAAGGACTTAGAGGTATACGCCTATCACGGTGTTTTTCCAGCAGAAAAAGAATTAGGACAACGCTTTGTCCTAGACCTATGGATAGATTATGAGATGACTCGCGCTGCCCGCACAGGTGATTTGGAAGCTTCGATCCATTACGGGATCTTGGCGGAACAGTTGACCGAGTGGATGCAGGTAGAAAAGATCGATCTGATTGAAACGGTGGCCTTTCAGTTGGTGCAAAAGATTTTTGAAAGCTATGCCTTTGTAGAAAAAGTTCGTCTGGAGTTGAAAAAGCCCTGGGCTCCTGTTCCCTTGCCATTAGAGACTTGTTCGGTGACAATCGAACGGGAGAAAAAACGGGCCTTTATTGGGCTTGGCACCAATATGGGAGATAAACAACTGCAACTAGAGACGGCGCTAGAAAAAATCAAGGATCGAGGCATTCGTCTTCTTCAGACATCCACAAGGATTGAAACAGAACCTTGGGGAGGGGTGGAGCAGGACACCTTTTTGAATCAGGTGGCAGAGGTTGAAACCTGGATGACCCCAGAGGATTTACTAGAGACCTTACTTGCCATTGAGCAGGAAATGGGGCGTGTCCGTGAGATCAAGTGGGGGCCACGTGTGATCGATCTAGATCTGCTCTATATGGAGGACACCATTTGTTACAGTCCAAACTTGATCTTGCCGCATCCTTATGTGGCAGAACGTGCCTTTGTCCTAGAGTCTTTGAATGAAATTGCTCCTCATTTTGTGGACCCTGTTCAAAGAAAGCCCATTCGCCAATTATGGGAGGCTGTCAAATAG